One stretch of Chitinophaga pendula DNA includes these proteins:
- a CDS encoding ribonuclease domain-containing protein, producing MKKILSFSIVFLLLSLCQIACRKDISSQVTKDNSTVAATTEQTSAKATTSIPPEAWSTLATIDKTGQPPAGFKGGTVFQNREGLLPKNVSYKEWDITKYQPGVNRGPRRLVTGNNGSAYYTADHYASFIKMR from the coding sequence ATGAAGAAAATCCTTTCTTTTTCTATCGTATTTTTATTATTATCGTTGTGCCAGATAGCTTGCCGGAAAGATATTTCCTCGCAAGTAACAAAGGACAATTCCACTGTAGCGGCTACAACTGAGCAAACATCCGCCAAAGCAACCACCAGCATACCGCCGGAAGCATGGTCCACATTGGCAACTATCGACAAAACCGGCCAACCTCCCGCCGGATTCAAAGGAGGTACCGTATTTCAGAACCGCGAAGGTTTGTTGCCTAAAAACGTGAGCTATAAAGAATGGGATATCACCAAATACCAGCCTGGCGTTAACAGAGGCCCCAGAAGACTGGTCACAGGAAACAACGGCAGCGCCTACTATACAGCAGATCATTATGCTTCATTTATAAAAATGCGATGA
- a CDS encoding barstar family protein, translating into MTNQTTTFLLITPDSPMPLEACTFIAVLDGRNARTLSDFYKEIARILTFPDYFHHNLDSLEEMIRDLSWIAASRIMLYIRYTASFLAEEQDKRPVVFSIFHDTLEEWQYGEPDDPFRKEAEFYICLDDDDVSRELLAVGGYAYESYA; encoded by the coding sequence ATGACAAACCAAACTACAACTTTCCTGCTCATTACCCCCGACAGCCCCATGCCGCTGGAAGCATGTACTTTCATCGCCGTGCTGGATGGCCGTAATGCCCGTACACTGTCAGATTTTTACAAGGAGATCGCCCGCATCCTGACATTCCCAGACTATTTCCACCACAACCTGGATAGCCTGGAAGAAATGATCAGAGACCTCTCCTGGATTGCAGCCTCCAGGATCATGCTATACATCCGGTATACCGCCTCCTTCCTCGCAGAAGAACAGGATAAACGGCCCGTCGTATTCAGCATCTTCCATGATACACTCGAAGAATGGCAATACGGAGAACCAGACGACCCGTTCAGAAAAGAAGCAGAATTCTATATCTGCCTCGATGATGACGATGTCAGCCGCGAACTCCTCGCCGTCGGTGGATACGCATACGAATCTTATGCCTGA
- a CDS encoding sensor histidine kinase: MLDFEYNIEKLKKQKVLDRTEELRHELITTWEFVREWNHEIGRDVDGLQGIMQLLEESNGQLSPGQSAALQKGISYLIAELVQKTGNIRRLTQSGRIAVDDIAREEIDLQHLFEEILAIYSIGRKDVQVDLQLSPDMPPFIIEDRYKLQQIIQNLLTNAVKFSPKGKIVRISLSRRYPYWTMQISDEGEGIAAENLEKIFQPFSRLNKKVPGTGIGLSITKKLVGVLQGKISVDSSPGAGSTFTVLLPLHERNVDTRLL; this comes from the coding sequence ATGCTGGACTTTGAGTACAATATTGAGAAACTAAAGAAGCAAAAAGTATTGGATAGAACTGAAGAACTTCGGCACGAACTGATCACAACATGGGAATTTGTCAGAGAATGGAACCATGAAATAGGTAGGGACGTGGATGGACTACAGGGTATTATGCAACTTTTAGAGGAGAGCAATGGCCAACTGTCACCAGGGCAATCAGCTGCCTTACAGAAAGGTATTAGTTACCTCATCGCTGAATTGGTGCAAAAGACCGGCAATATCCGTCGCCTTACCCAATCCGGCAGGATCGCAGTAGACGATATCGCGAGAGAAGAAATAGATCTCCAGCACTTATTCGAAGAGATCCTCGCTATCTATAGCATAGGGCGTAAAGATGTACAAGTCGATTTGCAATTGTCACCCGATATGCCCCCCTTTATCATAGAGGACAGGTACAAACTGCAACAGATCATTCAAAACCTCCTGACAAATGCCGTTAAATTCTCCCCAAAGGGTAAAATCGTACGGATATCCCTGTCTCGCAGGTACCCTTACTGGACAATGCAGATCAGTGACGAAGGAGAGGGGATCGCCGCAGAAAACCTGGAAAAGATCTTTCAGCCATTTAGCCGCCTCAATAAAAAAGTGCCGGGCACAGGTATCGGCCTTTCTATTACCAAAAAACTGGTAGGCGTACTGCAGGGAAAGATCAGTGTAGACAGCAGCCCGGGAGCCGGTAGCACCTTTACCGTACTACTGCCTCTGCACGAAAGGAACGTCGATACCAGATTATTGTAA